CTCCAATCAAGATTAAATCACAGAATCAGAAAGACACAGACGCAAAAATAAGTTTAAACAAAAGCTGGGGTGGAGTAATAAATACAGACCTTACTTAATGTGGAATACTGTAATACTCTCCTACACTTTCTTCATTGGGCCACTTGCAGGggcaaataaaaatgaaaagccCAGAGTTATTTACATGGTAACAGAGGTGTTTCTAGACCTGATGCTCCCCACACTGTTGAGAGAGCTCTTCCTGTAAGCCATCTGCAGCCTCTTGCTGATGAGACCATGTTTATAAAGAGCTAAGAGCAGCTGGTTCCTGAACTTCTCCCCGATGAAGGCGTACAGCACCGGGTTCACCGCGCAGTGCATGAAGGCCAACACCTTGGTCACATTCAGCAGCATTTCCACGCTGTAGCGAGTGTTGCATGTTTCCGGGAGCGACCCGCCTTTTATGAGCGTGTCGATCAGCACGGTGACGTTGTACGGCAGCCAGCACAGGACAAACGCCAGGACCACCGCCAGGATGACACGCATGGCCTTCTGCTTTTGCTGGTTTCGCGTGTGGAACAGGGTCACCACGGTCCAGCCGTAGCAGACCGCCATCACCGCCAGTGGCAGGAAGAAGCCCATGGTGTGGCGCAGGACACGCATGCCAACGCGCCAGTGGTGCCTGCTCTCTCCCGTCAGGTTTTCAAAGCAAATGGCCTGACCCAGGTCATTGGCCTGTATGCTCTCCCTCTGAATGGCCACGGGCAAGGACAGAACGCCGGCCACCAGCCACACCACGCCACACACCACCTTCACCAACAGGTGGTGGGAGGACAGGACGCGTGTGGCTCTCACGATGGCAAAGTAGCGGTCCACGCTGATGCACACGAGCAGGAAGACGCCACTGTACACCGACGCCTCCTGAAAGCCCGACAGGAGTTTGCACAGGAAGTTGCCGAAGATCCAACCGGAGTGCGCGTCCACTGCCCAGAAAGGAAGCGTGAAGCAGAAGAGGAGGTCCGCCATGGCCAAGTGCATCAGGTAGATATCTGTGCTGGCTCTGCCTTTCTTCATGTAGCAGACCACGTAGACGACTACACTGTTGCCCACCATGCTGAAGACGAACACAATGATGAAGGTGATCATCAGACCCAGGTTGCTAAATCCAGGTACGTTTACATCACAAGGAGCCGCTGGGTCGtccacatccacatccacatcCGGAGGAAATGTTGAATTAAACTGGCTCATGAACTCACTGATGTCAAATGTACCTGTTAGTggctgaataaaaaaaagatcattaaAATTTGTGCACATTGCAGTAAAAGCGTGAAGTCAgtgaaattagaaaaaaaaaacaaactatatttTCTTCTTGCCTTTCTTGCTCAGAGTTAAATGAAAAGACTAATTAGTTGAATTTAGCATACAGACTATGCTAACAGCTAGCTAACAGTCCCACACATAACTTTATATAGAGTTTGACAGACATCAGAGTCATATGCTCTCATCGTACTCTTGCAGAAAAAAAGCGAAGAAGTAAATTTCCAAAAACGTAACAAGAGGAAATTTAGACTCATGGCAGCACTGCAACCATCATCACTACACTTTCctggctgatcagtgtaaaaATAGCTCGATGCAGTTTTAATCATTTGAGATTTTCTGTTTAACAAAATAAAGATCATCAACACATTCTGTTGTTCTGAGGTTTTAATTAAAGTTTGCTTATTATCCTCACTTCAAACAGCATATATCCAACACTATATCTCATACCCTGGTGTATAAGTGTTTATCATTTGCTCACCTTCACAACAACTTTACATGTGAATTCAATAGCCCACCTGCAACCtgaatataatgataataatcatgAATCATTTACCTGTTCTTCATCTTGATTGGTTAGAACTAAATACTtcaaaacactgatgatgaaaaGTGGCAACTTCATCTTCCCTCTGTCCCGATGTGCACAGGTTAATCAGGTATAAAACTATTTGGCAAAGAGTGTTGTCCTCACTTAGAGACGTGGT
This genomic window from Lates calcarifer isolate ASB-BC8 linkage group LG1, TLL_Latcal_v3, whole genome shotgun sequence contains:
- the cxcr2 gene encoding C-X-C chemokine receptor type 1, coding for MKLPLFIISVLKYLVLTNQDEEQPLTGTFDISEFMSQFNSTFPPDVDVDVDDPAAPCDVNVPGFSNLGLMITFIIVFVFSMVGNSVVVYVVCYMKKGRASTDIYLMHLAMADLLFCFTLPFWAVDAHSGWIFGNFLCKLLSGFQEASVYSGVFLLVCISVDRYFAIVRATRVLSSHHLLVKVVCGVVWLVAGVLSLPVAIQRESIQANDLGQAICFENLTGESRHHWRVGMRVLRHTMGFFLPLAVMAVCYGWTVVTLFHTRNQQKQKAMRVILAVVLAFVLCWLPYNVTVLIDTLIKGGSLPETCNTRYSVEMLLNVTKVLAFMHCAVNPVLYAFIGEKFRNQLLLALYKHGLISKRLQMAYRKSSLNSVGSIRSRNTSVTM